In Edaphobacter aggregans, the sequence CATTTGTAACGATCCAGCTGCCGATCTTCAACGAGCAGTTCGTGATCGACCGACTGATCGATGCGTGTTGCCGCCTCGACTATCCGCGCGACCGCTTCGAGATCCAGGTGCTGGACGACTCGACCGACGAGACCACAATGGTGGCGCAGCAGATCGTTGAGCGCTACGCGCGCGGATTCGCAGGTATGGATCCGCAGCCGATCGTCTATCTCCACCGCACGAACCGCTACGGATACAAGGCTGGAGCGCTGGACGCCGGATTGAAGACAGCACACGGCGAACTGGTCGCCATATTCGATGCGGACTTTGTACCTCCTGAGCAGTGGGTGATGCAGGTGGTGCATCACTTCGCGCAGCCCGAGGTCGGCATGGTCCAGACGCGCTGGACGCACCTGAACCGCGACTACAGCTTTCTCACGCAGGTGGAAGCGATCCTGCTGGACGGGCACTTTGTGCTGGAGCATGGCGGTCGCAGCCGGGCTGGCGTTTTCTTCAATTTCAACGGCACGGCGGGGATGTGGCGGACGCGTGTGATCGGCGAAGCCGGCGGATGGCAGCATGACACGCTGACCGAAGATACGGACCTGAGCTATCGCGCACAGATGCTCGGGTGGCAGTTCAAGTACCTGCAAGACGTGGAGTGCCCGGCCGAGTTGCCAATCGAGATGACGGCCTTCAAGACCCAGCAGGCGCGCTGGGCCAAGGGACTGATCCAGACAGGAAAGAAGATTCTGCCGCGCGTCATGAAGAGCGACCAACCTTGGCACACGAAGCTCGAGGCGTGGTATCACCTCACGGCGAACATCAGCTATCCCTTGATGATTGTGCTGAGCGTCCTGTTGATGCCAGCGATGATCATCCGCAGCTGGCAGGGCCTACTGCAGATGATGCTGATCGACCTGCCGCTGTTTATGGCAAGCACGATGTCGGTTTCGTCGTTTTATCTGGTCAGCCAGAAAGAGCTCTTCCCGAACAAGTGGAGCAGGACGTTTCTCTACCTTCCCTGTTTGATGGCCCTGGGCGTCGGACTGACGATCACCAACACAAAAGCCGTGATGGAAGCCCTATTCGGTGTGCAGAGCGCGTTTGCACGGACGCCGAAGTACCGCGTCAAAGAAAAAGGCGAGAAGAGTCAGGCGAAGAAGTACCGCAAGCGATTGGGGATCATTCCGTGGATCGAGCTTGCCATCGGCTGCTACTTCGCCCTGACTGTTTGGTACGCCGTCTCCACGGAGAACTTTTTCACAGTGCCCTTTTTGGTGTTGTTCGTCTTCGGCTACTGGTACACCGGGCTGCTGAGTCTCTTACAGGGACGGTTCGAGCGGTTTGGAACAGCCGGGCAGGAGCTGCATGATAAGCCGTATCCAATGGGGATTTAGCGAAGCTAAGAGGCGGTGACTTGTGCGACTAAGAATACTGGCTGTCGTGCTTTCGATCGGCTTTGTCTGTGCGGTGGCGCACGCATTGGAGTCTGTCCCTAAGGCGGAATACCGTCAGCGGCGTGTGGCACTGGCAAACAAACTGGACGGCGGGGTAGCAGTGGTATTTGCCGCCGAAGAGCCAGTGCTGGATTTCATGCCTTACCGACAGGATGAAGACTTCTACTACCTGACGGGCTGGAATGAGCCGGGAGCCGCGCTTGTAATCATCGGCCCGGGGCCTGAGACGAAGACTCGCCTGGGCGATGTCGTTCCCGAACACGCATACCGCGAGATCCTGTTTCTGCCGGCGCGAAACCTCGTTATGGAAAAGTACACCGGAACGAAGATGGACGCGGCGACCGCTGACGTTGCCGCATCCACTGGCTTCGACACCGTAATGCCGATGACCGCTCTGCCCGAGGTGATGACGAAGTTCCTTGGTGAAGACCGGCGGCGTGCGCAGTCGGTGTGGTCGCAGCTTGATAGTCCGCAGGCGAAGGCAAGCGTTGACTTCTCGGCAGCATCGCTGGGAATTGGGACAGGCATTGATCCGCATGATGTGCGTACCCTGACGATGGTGCTCAGAAGCGTAAAGAGCCCCGCAGAAATTGAGTTGCTTCGCAAGGCGTCGGATGCTTCAATCGCCTCACAGCTGGCAGGCATCCGTGCCATCAAGCCCGGCGTGCGGGAGCGGACGATTGCAGGAATTGAGATCGCGAAGATGTTGGAAGAGGGCAGCGAGCGCCCCAGCTACGCGCCAATCGTCGGATCGGGAGCGAACTCGACTACGCTGCACTACGCCGACAATTCGGCGACGATGAAAGCTGGCGATGTAGTCGTAATCGATGCCGCGGGCGAGTACAGCATGTACGCCTCGGACATAACGCGCACGATGCCGGTAGACGGCAAGTTCACGGCCCGGCAACGCGAAATCTATGACATCGTGCTTGGCGCACAGCGCGCCGCAGCAGCAGCGTTTGTCGCGGGCAAATCAAAACTTGGCGGCGTGAATCAGCGCGGTCCCGAGGTAACGGACACGCTCGATAAAGTCGCCTACGACTACATCAATACGCATGGCAAAGACCTGCACGGCGAGCCTCTCGGCAAGTACTTCCTGCATGGTTTGGGACACTCGGTTGGCATCAACGTGCACGATCCTATGGACTACTCCAAGCCGCTGGATAAAGGCAATGTGTTCACGATTGAGCCAGGAATCTACATCCCCGAAGAAGGAATCGGCGTTCGTATCGAGGACGTGTTCTACGTCGATCAACAGGGCAAACTTGTCGACCTGATCGCGAAGCTTCCACACGAAGCAGCGGACATCGAAGCGGCGATGAAGCATTGAGATTCTGATACCAAAATAGAAAGGCCCGAAGATATCGGGCCTTTTCTATTTGCAAGAATCAAGCTTCCTTTAGAAGCGAATACCAAAGGTGATGGGAATAAAGCTTGTCGGGTAGCTGTTCTGCGGGAAGGCATTGAAGGCCGTGCTGCCTGGAGGCGTGTTCTCTGGAGTCGTGCCTGTCTCAGCCCGCCGCGAGTTGAAGGTGTACACATAGCGCGCT encodes:
- a CDS encoding cellulose synthase family protein: MDQTFRGLYRWNAFDVALLIPYFIVMLILAFYGIHRYQLVWLYYRNRKNAAKWDEPPMRYPEGELPFVTIQLPIFNEQFVIDRLIDACCRLDYPRDRFEIQVLDDSTDETTMVAQQIVERYARGFAGMDPQPIVYLHRTNRYGYKAGALDAGLKTAHGELVAIFDADFVPPEQWVMQVVHHFAQPEVGMVQTRWTHLNRDYSFLTQVEAILLDGHFVLEHGGRSRAGVFFNFNGTAGMWRTRVIGEAGGWQHDTLTEDTDLSYRAQMLGWQFKYLQDVECPAELPIEMTAFKTQQARWAKGLIQTGKKILPRVMKSDQPWHTKLEAWYHLTANISYPLMIVLSVLLMPAMIIRSWQGLLQMMLIDLPLFMASTMSVSSFYLVSQKELFPNKWSRTFLYLPCLMALGVGLTITNTKAVMEALFGVQSAFARTPKYRVKEKGEKSQAKKYRKRLGIIPWIELAIGCYFALTVWYAVSTENFFTVPFLVLFVFGYWYTGLLSLLQGRFERFGTAGQELHDKPYPMGI
- a CDS encoding aminopeptidase P N-terminal domain-containing protein, whose protein sequence is MRLRILAVVLSIGFVCAVAHALESVPKAEYRQRRVALANKLDGGVAVVFAAEEPVLDFMPYRQDEDFYYLTGWNEPGAALVIIGPGPETKTRLGDVVPEHAYREILFLPARNLVMEKYTGTKMDAATADVAASTGFDTVMPMTALPEVMTKFLGEDRRRAQSVWSQLDSPQAKASVDFSAASLGIGTGIDPHDVRTLTMVLRSVKSPAEIELLRKASDASIASQLAGIRAIKPGVRERTIAGIEIAKMLEEGSERPSYAPIVGSGANSTTLHYADNSATMKAGDVVVIDAAGEYSMYASDITRTMPVDGKFTARQREIYDIVLGAQRAAAAAFVAGKSKLGGVNQRGPEVTDTLDKVAYDYINTHGKDLHGEPLGKYFLHGLGHSVGINVHDPMDYSKPLDKGNVFTIEPGIYIPEEGIGVRIEDVFYVDQQGKLVDLIAKLPHEAADIEAAMKH